A stretch of Gossypium hirsutum isolate 1008001.06 chromosome A06, Gossypium_hirsutum_v2.1, whole genome shotgun sequence DNA encodes these proteins:
- the LOC107962543 gene encoding ubiquitin-like domain-containing protein CIP73 isoform X2: protein MGSTSADKVPSDTEMEGSEATIEIKIKTLDSQTYTLRVDKQMPVPALKEQIASVTGVLSEQQRLICRGKVLKDDQLLSAYHVEDGHTLHLVVRQPVPPSSDGSPYHSANDPSSDTSRGHSNHAPSFVIETFNVPDQGDGVPPEISRIVSAVLGSFGFANMASGNTGSDARDHGSQRQERTSGGSGMPDSSQAQTEQASMTSQSDRAHSAFGLPAAVSLGPMHPPVIPDSLATLSQYLSHIRNEFDALGRVGGNDSQTTPMSRTGSRDSNSASNSGTGREGLPTPASLAEVLLSTRQMLIEQAGESVQQLARQLEDQVNVTDPSARLIAQTNALRTGALLHNLGSLLLELGRTTMTLRLGQTPSEAVVNAGPAVFISPSGPNPLMVQALPFQPGTSFGAIPVGTVQPGSGLVNGLGTGFVPRRIDIQIRRGSSMATPNTREEHPPSQSGQSNQSVGSHSENRSSQTTSRVSDTPSFAGESGVRVVPIRTMVAAVPAPLGRLPSESSGNSVGVYYPLLGRLQNIAPGHVSGERGPQASGEHPSSGAQPEQLRIPESAVQHQSSEESARDVSAVWKFPCELTKKVKSQKGKNDNGKGKVKCTRRLTFQELTIKLLPAAGSLPNANSRQQERPNTRSVNISILAAGRTQNNQDSERQSPSNVLQFLRSIFPGGEIQVEEASSQGTARDSVRGQAEASNDAPAAETSITNQGVFLSNLLHQIMPYISQHAGSQRSTPEEATTSAPADLSSTGNSRRPNDTEQNPPNSKRQKME, encoded by the exons ATGGGAAGCACCAGTGCTGATAAAGTTCCCAGTGATACAGAAATGGAAGGTTCTGAGGCcacaatagaaataaaaataaaaacattggaCTCTCAGACTTATACTTTGAGAGTGGATAAACAG ATGCCAGTTCCTGCACTAAAAGAACAGATTGCTTCTGTAACTGGTGTGTTGTCAGAGCAACAACGGCTAATCTGTCGTGGAAAAGTTCTAAAAGATGATCAGCTCCTTTCCGCATACC ATGTCGAGGATGGCCACACCTTGCACCTGGTGGTCAGGCAGCCAGTTCCACCATCATCTGATGGCTCACCATATCATTCAG CAAATGATCCCTCGTCAGATACAAGTCGTGGTCATAGTAATCATGCCCCAAGTTTTGTAATAGAGACTTTTAATGTGCCTGATCAAGGGGATGGGGTTCCTCCTGAAATCAGTCGG ATTGTTTCTGCTGTTCTTGGCTCTTTTGGATTCGCAAATATGGCAAGTGGAAATACTGGGAGTGATGCCAGG GATCATGGTTCACAAAGACAGGAAAGAACGTCTGGTGGTAGTGGCATGCCAGATTCATCGCAGGCTCAAACTGAGCAAGCCAGCATGACAAGTCAATCAGATAGAGCCCATAGTGCTTTTGGACTTCCAGCGGCGGTTTCCTTGGGGCCTATGCACCCTCCT GTAATTCCTGATTCTTTGGCTACATTGTCCCAATATCTTAGTCATATACGGAACGAATTTGATGCCCTTG GTAGAGTTGGCGGAAATGATTCTCAGACAACTCCCATGAGTAGGACTGGATCTAGAGATTCTAATTCTGCGTCAAATTCAGGAACTGGACGTGAAGGTCTTCCTACACCTGCATCTTTGGCGGAAGTGTTACTCTCTACCAGGCAAATGCTCATTGAACAAGCTGGAGAAAGTGTACAA CAACTTGCAAGGCAACTGGAGGATCAAGTAAATGTGACTGACCCCTCAGCACGGCTGATTGCACAGACCAATGCATTGAGAACCGGAGCTTTACTGCACAACCTAGGCTCACTTTTACTTGAGCTTGGTCGTACAACCATGACACTACGCTTAGGTCAAACACCA tCTGAAGCTGTTGTTAATGCTGGCCCTGCAGTTTTCATATCCCCTTCTGGTCCAAACCCTCTCATGGTTCAG GCTCTTCCTTTTCAACCGGGAACTAGCTTTGGTGCCATCCCTGTGGGAACTGTCCAGCCTGGATCTGGTTTGGTTAATGGACTTGGGACAGGGTTTGTTCCTAGGCGTATTGACATACAAATACGAAGAG gttcatcaatggcaacacCGAATACTCGAGAGGAACATCCCCCAAGCCAATCAGGTCAAAGCAACCAATCAGTGGGTTCTCACAGTGAGAATCGTAGCAGTCAAACAACTTCAAGGGTCTCAGATACGCCATCTTTTGCTGGAGAATCAGGAGTGCGGGTGGTTCCTATTAGGACCATGGTTGCTGCTGTACCTGCTCCATTGGGTCGCCTACCTTCAGAGTCTTCTGGTAATTCTGTGGGAGTATACTACCCATTGCTTGGAAGATTACAGAACATAGCTCCTGGACACGTGAGTGGTGAACGGGGACCTCAAGCATCTGGTGAGCATCCATCTTCTGGTGCTCAACCTGAGCAGCTTCGTATTCCTGAATCTGCAGTGCAACATCAAAGTTCAGAAGAGTCTGCAAGAGATG TTTCTGCAGTTTGGAAATTTCCATGTGAATTGACCAAAAAAGTTAAAAGCCAAAAGGGGAAAAATGACAACGGAAAAGGAAAGGTGAAGTGTACCAGGAGGCTTACCTTTCAAGAATTGACCATCAAGCTGCTTCCTGCTGCAGGTTCATTACCGAATGCTAATTCAAGACAACAGGAGCGTCCTAATACACGCAGTGTCAATATCAGCATTCTAGCAGCTGGCAGAACTCAAAACAACCAAGACTCAGAGAGACAAAGTCCTAGTAATGTTCTTCAGTTTCTAAGGTCAATTTTCCCTGGTGGTGAAATTCAGGTAGAGGAAGCGAGTTCACAAGGAACAGCTAGAGATTCTGTCCGAGGGCAAGCAGAAGCATCCAATGATGCTCCAGCAGCTGAGACAAGTATTACTAATCAAGGGGTGTTTTTATCTAATTTGCTTCATCAGATCATGCCATACATATC
- the LOC107962543 gene encoding ubiquitin-like domain-containing protein CIP73 isoform X10, with protein sequence MGSTSADKVPSDTEMEGSEATIEIKIKTLDSQTYTLRVDKQMPVPALKEQIASVTGVLSEQQRLICRGKVLKDDQLLSAYHVEDGHTLHLVVRQPVPPSSDGSPYHSANDPSSDTSRGHSNHAPSFVIETFNVPDQGDGVPPEISRIVSAVLGSFGFANMASGNTGSDARERTSGGSGMPDSSQAQTEQASMTSQSDRAHSAFGLPAAVSLGPMHPPVIPDSLATLSQYLSHIRNEFDALGRVGGNDSQTTPMSRTGSRDSNSASNSGTGREGLPTPASLAEVLLSTRQMLIEQAGESVQQLARQLEDQVNVTDPSARLIAQTNALRTGALLHNLGSLLLELGRTTMTLRLGQTPSEAVVNAGPAVFISPSGPNPLMVQALPFQPGTSFGAIPVGTVQPGSGLVNGLGTGFVPRRIDIQIRRGSSMATPNTREEHPPSQSGQSNQSVGSHSENRSSQTTSRVSDTPSFAGESGVRVVPIRTMVAAVPAPLGRLPSESSGNSVGVYYPLLGRLQNIAPGHVSGERGPQASGEHPSSGAQPEQLRIPESAVQHQSSEESARDGSLPNANSRQQERPNTRSVNISILAAGRTQNNQDSERQSPSNVLQFLRSIFPGGEIQVEEASSQGTARDSVRGQAEASNDAPAAETSITNQGVFLSNLLHQIMPYISQHAGSQRSTPEEATTSAPADLSSTGNSRRPNDTEQNPPNSKRQKME encoded by the exons ATGGGAAGCACCAGTGCTGATAAAGTTCCCAGTGATACAGAAATGGAAGGTTCTGAGGCcacaatagaaataaaaataaaaacattggaCTCTCAGACTTATACTTTGAGAGTGGATAAACAG ATGCCAGTTCCTGCACTAAAAGAACAGATTGCTTCTGTAACTGGTGTGTTGTCAGAGCAACAACGGCTAATCTGTCGTGGAAAAGTTCTAAAAGATGATCAGCTCCTTTCCGCATACC ATGTCGAGGATGGCCACACCTTGCACCTGGTGGTCAGGCAGCCAGTTCCACCATCATCTGATGGCTCACCATATCATTCAG CAAATGATCCCTCGTCAGATACAAGTCGTGGTCATAGTAATCATGCCCCAAGTTTTGTAATAGAGACTTTTAATGTGCCTGATCAAGGGGATGGGGTTCCTCCTGAAATCAGTCGG ATTGTTTCTGCTGTTCTTGGCTCTTTTGGATTCGCAAATATGGCAAGTGGAAATACTGGGAGTGATGCCAGG GAAAGAACGTCTGGTGGTAGTGGCATGCCAGATTCATCGCAGGCTCAAACTGAGCAAGCCAGCATGACAAGTCAATCAGATAGAGCCCATAGTGCTTTTGGACTTCCAGCGGCGGTTTCCTTGGGGCCTATGCACCCTCCT GTAATTCCTGATTCTTTGGCTACATTGTCCCAATATCTTAGTCATATACGGAACGAATTTGATGCCCTTG GTAGAGTTGGCGGAAATGATTCTCAGACAACTCCCATGAGTAGGACTGGATCTAGAGATTCTAATTCTGCGTCAAATTCAGGAACTGGACGTGAAGGTCTTCCTACACCTGCATCTTTGGCGGAAGTGTTACTCTCTACCAGGCAAATGCTCATTGAACAAGCTGGAGAAAGTGTACAA CAACTTGCAAGGCAACTGGAGGATCAAGTAAATGTGACTGACCCCTCAGCACGGCTGATTGCACAGACCAATGCATTGAGAACCGGAGCTTTACTGCACAACCTAGGCTCACTTTTACTTGAGCTTGGTCGTACAACCATGACACTACGCTTAGGTCAAACACCA tCTGAAGCTGTTGTTAATGCTGGCCCTGCAGTTTTCATATCCCCTTCTGGTCCAAACCCTCTCATGGTTCAG GCTCTTCCTTTTCAACCGGGAACTAGCTTTGGTGCCATCCCTGTGGGAACTGTCCAGCCTGGATCTGGTTTGGTTAATGGACTTGGGACAGGGTTTGTTCCTAGGCGTATTGACATACAAATACGAAGAG gttcatcaatggcaacacCGAATACTCGAGAGGAACATCCCCCAAGCCAATCAGGTCAAAGCAACCAATCAGTGGGTTCTCACAGTGAGAATCGTAGCAGTCAAACAACTTCAAGGGTCTCAGATACGCCATCTTTTGCTGGAGAATCAGGAGTGCGGGTGGTTCCTATTAGGACCATGGTTGCTGCTGTACCTGCTCCATTGGGTCGCCTACCTTCAGAGTCTTCTGGTAATTCTGTGGGAGTATACTACCCATTGCTTGGAAGATTACAGAACATAGCTCCTGGACACGTGAGTGGTGAACGGGGACCTCAAGCATCTGGTGAGCATCCATCTTCTGGTGCTCAACCTGAGCAGCTTCGTATTCCTGAATCTGCAGTGCAACATCAAAGTTCAGAAGAGTCTGCAAGAGATG GTTCATTACCGAATGCTAATTCAAGACAACAGGAGCGTCCTAATACACGCAGTGTCAATATCAGCATTCTAGCAGCTGGCAGAACTCAAAACAACCAAGACTCAGAGAGACAAAGTCCTAGTAATGTTCTTCAGTTTCTAAGGTCAATTTTCCCTGGTGGTGAAATTCAGGTAGAGGAAGCGAGTTCACAAGGAACAGCTAGAGATTCTGTCCGAGGGCAAGCAGAAGCATCCAATGATGCTCCAGCAGCTGAGACAAGTATTACTAATCAAGGGGTGTTTTTATCTAATTTGCTTCATCAGATCATGCCATACATATC
- the LOC107962543 gene encoding ubiquitin-like domain-containing protein CIP73 isoform X5, whose translation MGSTSADKVPSDTEMEGSEATIEIKIKTLDSQTYTLRVDKQMPVPALKEQIASVTGVLSEQQRLICRGKVLKDDQLLSAYHVEDGHTLHLVVRQPVPPSSDGSPYHSANDPSSDTSRGHSNHAPSFVIETFNVPDQGDGVPPEISRIVSAVLGSFGFANMASGNTGSDARERTSGGSGMPDSSQAQTEQASMTSQSDRAHSAFGLPAAVSLGPMHPPVIPDSLATLSQYLSHIRNEFDALGRVGGNDSQTTPMSRTGSRDSNSASNSGTGREGLPTPASLAEVLLSTRQMLIEQAGESVQQLARQLEDQVNVTDPSARLIAQTNALRTGALLHNLGSLLLELGRTTMTLRLGQTPSEAVVNAGPAVFISPSGPNPLMVQALPFQPGTSFGAIPVGTVQPGSGLVNGLGTGFVPRRIDIQIRRGSSMATPNTREEHPPSQSGQSNQSVGSHSENRSSQTTSRVSDTPSFAGESGVRVVPIRTMVAAVPAPLGRLPSESSGNSVGVYYPLLGRLQNIAPGHVSGERGPQASGEHPSSGAQPEQLRIPESAVQHQSSEESARDVSAVWKFPCELTKKVKSQKGKNDNGKGKVKCTRRLTFQELTIKLLPAAGSLPNANSRQQERPNTRSVNISILAAGRTQNNQDSERQSPSNVLQFLRSIFPGGEIQVEEASSQGTARDSVRGQAEASNDAPAAETSITNQGVFLSNLLHQIMPYISQHAGSQRSTPEEATTSAPADLSSTGNSRRPNDTEQNPPNSKRQKME comes from the exons ATGGGAAGCACCAGTGCTGATAAAGTTCCCAGTGATACAGAAATGGAAGGTTCTGAGGCcacaatagaaataaaaataaaaacattggaCTCTCAGACTTATACTTTGAGAGTGGATAAACAG ATGCCAGTTCCTGCACTAAAAGAACAGATTGCTTCTGTAACTGGTGTGTTGTCAGAGCAACAACGGCTAATCTGTCGTGGAAAAGTTCTAAAAGATGATCAGCTCCTTTCCGCATACC ATGTCGAGGATGGCCACACCTTGCACCTGGTGGTCAGGCAGCCAGTTCCACCATCATCTGATGGCTCACCATATCATTCAG CAAATGATCCCTCGTCAGATACAAGTCGTGGTCATAGTAATCATGCCCCAAGTTTTGTAATAGAGACTTTTAATGTGCCTGATCAAGGGGATGGGGTTCCTCCTGAAATCAGTCGG ATTGTTTCTGCTGTTCTTGGCTCTTTTGGATTCGCAAATATGGCAAGTGGAAATACTGGGAGTGATGCCAGG GAAAGAACGTCTGGTGGTAGTGGCATGCCAGATTCATCGCAGGCTCAAACTGAGCAAGCCAGCATGACAAGTCAATCAGATAGAGCCCATAGTGCTTTTGGACTTCCAGCGGCGGTTTCCTTGGGGCCTATGCACCCTCCT GTAATTCCTGATTCTTTGGCTACATTGTCCCAATATCTTAGTCATATACGGAACGAATTTGATGCCCTTG GTAGAGTTGGCGGAAATGATTCTCAGACAACTCCCATGAGTAGGACTGGATCTAGAGATTCTAATTCTGCGTCAAATTCAGGAACTGGACGTGAAGGTCTTCCTACACCTGCATCTTTGGCGGAAGTGTTACTCTCTACCAGGCAAATGCTCATTGAACAAGCTGGAGAAAGTGTACAA CAACTTGCAAGGCAACTGGAGGATCAAGTAAATGTGACTGACCCCTCAGCACGGCTGATTGCACAGACCAATGCATTGAGAACCGGAGCTTTACTGCACAACCTAGGCTCACTTTTACTTGAGCTTGGTCGTACAACCATGACACTACGCTTAGGTCAAACACCA tCTGAAGCTGTTGTTAATGCTGGCCCTGCAGTTTTCATATCCCCTTCTGGTCCAAACCCTCTCATGGTTCAG GCTCTTCCTTTTCAACCGGGAACTAGCTTTGGTGCCATCCCTGTGGGAACTGTCCAGCCTGGATCTGGTTTGGTTAATGGACTTGGGACAGGGTTTGTTCCTAGGCGTATTGACATACAAATACGAAGAG gttcatcaatggcaacacCGAATACTCGAGAGGAACATCCCCCAAGCCAATCAGGTCAAAGCAACCAATCAGTGGGTTCTCACAGTGAGAATCGTAGCAGTCAAACAACTTCAAGGGTCTCAGATACGCCATCTTTTGCTGGAGAATCAGGAGTGCGGGTGGTTCCTATTAGGACCATGGTTGCTGCTGTACCTGCTCCATTGGGTCGCCTACCTTCAGAGTCTTCTGGTAATTCTGTGGGAGTATACTACCCATTGCTTGGAAGATTACAGAACATAGCTCCTGGACACGTGAGTGGTGAACGGGGACCTCAAGCATCTGGTGAGCATCCATCTTCTGGTGCTCAACCTGAGCAGCTTCGTATTCCTGAATCTGCAGTGCAACATCAAAGTTCAGAAGAGTCTGCAAGAGATG TTTCTGCAGTTTGGAAATTTCCATGTGAATTGACCAAAAAAGTTAAAAGCCAAAAGGGGAAAAATGACAACGGAAAAGGAAAGGTGAAGTGTACCAGGAGGCTTACCTTTCAAGAATTGACCATCAAGCTGCTTCCTGCTGCAGGTTCATTACCGAATGCTAATTCAAGACAACAGGAGCGTCCTAATACACGCAGTGTCAATATCAGCATTCTAGCAGCTGGCAGAACTCAAAACAACCAAGACTCAGAGAGACAAAGTCCTAGTAATGTTCTTCAGTTTCTAAGGTCAATTTTCCCTGGTGGTGAAATTCAGGTAGAGGAAGCGAGTTCACAAGGAACAGCTAGAGATTCTGTCCGAGGGCAAGCAGAAGCATCCAATGATGCTCCAGCAGCTGAGACAAGTATTACTAATCAAGGGGTGTTTTTATCTAATTTGCTTCATCAGATCATGCCATACATATC
- the LOC107962543 gene encoding ubiquitin-like domain-containing protein CIP73 isoform X4 encodes MGSTSADKVPSDTEMEGSEATIEIKIKTLDSQTYTLRVDKQMPVPALKEQIASVTGVLSEQQRLICRGKVLKDDQLLSAYHVEDGHTLHLVVRQPVPPSSDGSPYHSANDPSSDTSRGHSNHAPSFVIETFNVPDQGDGVPPEISRQIVSAVLGSFGFANMASGNTGSDARERTSGGSGMPDSSQAQTEQASMTSQSDRAHSAFGLPAAVSLGPMHPPVIPDSLATLSQYLSHIRNEFDALGRVGGNDSQTTPMSRTGSRDSNSASNSGTGREGLPTPASLAEVLLSTRQMLIEQAGESVQQLARQLEDQVNVTDPSARLIAQTNALRTGALLHNLGSLLLELGRTTMTLRLGQTPSEAVVNAGPAVFISPSGPNPLMVQALPFQPGTSFGAIPVGTVQPGSGLVNGLGTGFVPRRIDIQIRRGSSMATPNTREEHPPSQSGQSNQSVGSHSENRSSQTTSRVSDTPSFAGESGVRVVPIRTMVAAVPAPLGRLPSESSGNSVGVYYPLLGRLQNIAPGHVSGERGPQASGEHPSSGAQPEQLRIPESAVQHQSSEESARDVSAVWKFPCELTKKVKSQKGKNDNGKGKVKCTRRLTFQELTIKLLPAAGSLPNANSRQQERPNTRSVNISILAAGRTQNNQDSERQSPSNVLQFLRSIFPGGEIQVEEASSQGTARDSVRGQAEASNDAPAAETSITNQGVFLSNLLHQIMPYISQHAGSQRSTPEEATTSAPADLSSTGNSRRPNDTEQNPPNSKRQKME; translated from the exons ATGGGAAGCACCAGTGCTGATAAAGTTCCCAGTGATACAGAAATGGAAGGTTCTGAGGCcacaatagaaataaaaataaaaacattggaCTCTCAGACTTATACTTTGAGAGTGGATAAACAG ATGCCAGTTCCTGCACTAAAAGAACAGATTGCTTCTGTAACTGGTGTGTTGTCAGAGCAACAACGGCTAATCTGTCGTGGAAAAGTTCTAAAAGATGATCAGCTCCTTTCCGCATACC ATGTCGAGGATGGCCACACCTTGCACCTGGTGGTCAGGCAGCCAGTTCCACCATCATCTGATGGCTCACCATATCATTCAG CAAATGATCCCTCGTCAGATACAAGTCGTGGTCATAGTAATCATGCCCCAAGTTTTGTAATAGAGACTTTTAATGTGCCTGATCAAGGGGATGGGGTTCCTCCTGAAATCAGTCGG CAGATTGTTTCTGCTGTTCTTGGCTCTTTTGGATTCGCAAATATGGCAAGTGGAAATACTGGGAGTGATGCCAGG GAAAGAACGTCTGGTGGTAGTGGCATGCCAGATTCATCGCAGGCTCAAACTGAGCAAGCCAGCATGACAAGTCAATCAGATAGAGCCCATAGTGCTTTTGGACTTCCAGCGGCGGTTTCCTTGGGGCCTATGCACCCTCCT GTAATTCCTGATTCTTTGGCTACATTGTCCCAATATCTTAGTCATATACGGAACGAATTTGATGCCCTTG GTAGAGTTGGCGGAAATGATTCTCAGACAACTCCCATGAGTAGGACTGGATCTAGAGATTCTAATTCTGCGTCAAATTCAGGAACTGGACGTGAAGGTCTTCCTACACCTGCATCTTTGGCGGAAGTGTTACTCTCTACCAGGCAAATGCTCATTGAACAAGCTGGAGAAAGTGTACAA CAACTTGCAAGGCAACTGGAGGATCAAGTAAATGTGACTGACCCCTCAGCACGGCTGATTGCACAGACCAATGCATTGAGAACCGGAGCTTTACTGCACAACCTAGGCTCACTTTTACTTGAGCTTGGTCGTACAACCATGACACTACGCTTAGGTCAAACACCA tCTGAAGCTGTTGTTAATGCTGGCCCTGCAGTTTTCATATCCCCTTCTGGTCCAAACCCTCTCATGGTTCAG GCTCTTCCTTTTCAACCGGGAACTAGCTTTGGTGCCATCCCTGTGGGAACTGTCCAGCCTGGATCTGGTTTGGTTAATGGACTTGGGACAGGGTTTGTTCCTAGGCGTATTGACATACAAATACGAAGAG gttcatcaatggcaacacCGAATACTCGAGAGGAACATCCCCCAAGCCAATCAGGTCAAAGCAACCAATCAGTGGGTTCTCACAGTGAGAATCGTAGCAGTCAAACAACTTCAAGGGTCTCAGATACGCCATCTTTTGCTGGAGAATCAGGAGTGCGGGTGGTTCCTATTAGGACCATGGTTGCTGCTGTACCTGCTCCATTGGGTCGCCTACCTTCAGAGTCTTCTGGTAATTCTGTGGGAGTATACTACCCATTGCTTGGAAGATTACAGAACATAGCTCCTGGACACGTGAGTGGTGAACGGGGACCTCAAGCATCTGGTGAGCATCCATCTTCTGGTGCTCAACCTGAGCAGCTTCGTATTCCTGAATCTGCAGTGCAACATCAAAGTTCAGAAGAGTCTGCAAGAGATG TTTCTGCAGTTTGGAAATTTCCATGTGAATTGACCAAAAAAGTTAAAAGCCAAAAGGGGAAAAATGACAACGGAAAAGGAAAGGTGAAGTGTACCAGGAGGCTTACCTTTCAAGAATTGACCATCAAGCTGCTTCCTGCTGCAGGTTCATTACCGAATGCTAATTCAAGACAACAGGAGCGTCCTAATACACGCAGTGTCAATATCAGCATTCTAGCAGCTGGCAGAACTCAAAACAACCAAGACTCAGAGAGACAAAGTCCTAGTAATGTTCTTCAGTTTCTAAGGTCAATTTTCCCTGGTGGTGAAATTCAGGTAGAGGAAGCGAGTTCACAAGGAACAGCTAGAGATTCTGTCCGAGGGCAAGCAGAAGCATCCAATGATGCTCCAGCAGCTGAGACAAGTATTACTAATCAAGGGGTGTTTTTATCTAATTTGCTTCATCAGATCATGCCATACATATC
- the LOC107962543 gene encoding ubiquitin-like domain-containing protein CIP73 isoform X8: MGSTSADKVPSDTEMEGSEATIEIKIKTLDSQTYTLRVDKQMPVPALKEQIASVTGVLSEQQRLICRGKVLKDDQLLSAYHVEDGHTLHLVVRQPVPPSSDGSPYHSANDPSSDTSRGHSNHAPSFVIETFNVPDQGDGVPPEISRIVSAVLGSFGFANMASGNTGSDARDHGSQRQERTSGGSGMPDSSQAQTEQASMTSQSDRAHSAFGLPAAVSLGPMHPPVIPDSLATLSQYLSHIRNEFDALGRVGGNDSQTTPMSRTGSRDSNSASNSGTGREGLPTPASLAEVLLSTRQMLIEQAGESVQQLARQLEDQVNVTDPSARLIAQTNALRTGALLHNLGSLLLELGRTTMTLRLGQTPSEAVVNAGPAVFISPSGPNPLMVQALPFQPGTSFGAIPVGTVQPGSGLVNGLGTGFVPRRIDIQIRRGSSMATPNTREEHPPSQSGQSNQSVGSHSENRSSQTTSRVSDTPSFAGESGVRVVPIRTMVAAVPAPLGRLPSESSGNSVGVYYPLLGRLQNIAPGHVSGERGPQASGEHPSSGAQPEQLRIPESAVQHQSSEESARDGSLPNANSRQQERPNTRSVNISILAAGRTQNNQDSERQSPSNVLQFLRSIFPGGEIQVEEASSQGTARDSVRGQAEASNDAPAAETSITNQGVFLSNLLHQIMPYISQHAGSQRSTPEEATTSAPADLSSTGNSRRPNDTEQNPPNSKRQKME; this comes from the exons ATGGGAAGCACCAGTGCTGATAAAGTTCCCAGTGATACAGAAATGGAAGGTTCTGAGGCcacaatagaaataaaaataaaaacattggaCTCTCAGACTTATACTTTGAGAGTGGATAAACAG ATGCCAGTTCCTGCACTAAAAGAACAGATTGCTTCTGTAACTGGTGTGTTGTCAGAGCAACAACGGCTAATCTGTCGTGGAAAAGTTCTAAAAGATGATCAGCTCCTTTCCGCATACC ATGTCGAGGATGGCCACACCTTGCACCTGGTGGTCAGGCAGCCAGTTCCACCATCATCTGATGGCTCACCATATCATTCAG CAAATGATCCCTCGTCAGATACAAGTCGTGGTCATAGTAATCATGCCCCAAGTTTTGTAATAGAGACTTTTAATGTGCCTGATCAAGGGGATGGGGTTCCTCCTGAAATCAGTCGG ATTGTTTCTGCTGTTCTTGGCTCTTTTGGATTCGCAAATATGGCAAGTGGAAATACTGGGAGTGATGCCAGG GATCATGGTTCACAAAGACAGGAAAGAACGTCTGGTGGTAGTGGCATGCCAGATTCATCGCAGGCTCAAACTGAGCAAGCCAGCATGACAAGTCAATCAGATAGAGCCCATAGTGCTTTTGGACTTCCAGCGGCGGTTTCCTTGGGGCCTATGCACCCTCCT GTAATTCCTGATTCTTTGGCTACATTGTCCCAATATCTTAGTCATATACGGAACGAATTTGATGCCCTTG GTAGAGTTGGCGGAAATGATTCTCAGACAACTCCCATGAGTAGGACTGGATCTAGAGATTCTAATTCTGCGTCAAATTCAGGAACTGGACGTGAAGGTCTTCCTACACCTGCATCTTTGGCGGAAGTGTTACTCTCTACCAGGCAAATGCTCATTGAACAAGCTGGAGAAAGTGTACAA CAACTTGCAAGGCAACTGGAGGATCAAGTAAATGTGACTGACCCCTCAGCACGGCTGATTGCACAGACCAATGCATTGAGAACCGGAGCTTTACTGCACAACCTAGGCTCACTTTTACTTGAGCTTGGTCGTACAACCATGACACTACGCTTAGGTCAAACACCA tCTGAAGCTGTTGTTAATGCTGGCCCTGCAGTTTTCATATCCCCTTCTGGTCCAAACCCTCTCATGGTTCAG GCTCTTCCTTTTCAACCGGGAACTAGCTTTGGTGCCATCCCTGTGGGAACTGTCCAGCCTGGATCTGGTTTGGTTAATGGACTTGGGACAGGGTTTGTTCCTAGGCGTATTGACATACAAATACGAAGAG gttcatcaatggcaacacCGAATACTCGAGAGGAACATCCCCCAAGCCAATCAGGTCAAAGCAACCAATCAGTGGGTTCTCACAGTGAGAATCGTAGCAGTCAAACAACTTCAAGGGTCTCAGATACGCCATCTTTTGCTGGAGAATCAGGAGTGCGGGTGGTTCCTATTAGGACCATGGTTGCTGCTGTACCTGCTCCATTGGGTCGCCTACCTTCAGAGTCTTCTGGTAATTCTGTGGGAGTATACTACCCATTGCTTGGAAGATTACAGAACATAGCTCCTGGACACGTGAGTGGTGAACGGGGACCTCAAGCATCTGGTGAGCATCCATCTTCTGGTGCTCAACCTGAGCAGCTTCGTATTCCTGAATCTGCAGTGCAACATCAAAGTTCAGAAGAGTCTGCAAGAGATG GTTCATTACCGAATGCTAATTCAAGACAACAGGAGCGTCCTAATACACGCAGTGTCAATATCAGCATTCTAGCAGCTGGCAGAACTCAAAACAACCAAGACTCAGAGAGACAAAGTCCTAGTAATGTTCTTCAGTTTCTAAGGTCAATTTTCCCTGGTGGTGAAATTCAGGTAGAGGAAGCGAGTTCACAAGGAACAGCTAGAGATTCTGTCCGAGGGCAAGCAGAAGCATCCAATGATGCTCCAGCAGCTGAGACAAGTATTACTAATCAAGGGGTGTTTTTATCTAATTTGCTTCATCAGATCATGCCATACATATC